One genomic segment of Paenibacillus sp. FSL H8-0332 includes these proteins:
- a CDS encoding family 43 glycosylhydrolase, producing the protein MTKINNPIIPGMAPDPSIIRVDDVYYIATSTFHWNPGIQIFKSTDLANWELTAFALNKGEVNLRGTNTPAGIWAPHLSYDSRTNRYWLAYSHMLNMAGREFNSDSYAMWAEDIHGPWSEPIYLTSIGFDPALFHDEDGRHYVSILEWETREGYQAPGHIVIAEFDLNEGKLVGQWHRVTQGFTSRGCAEAPQIYKYRGMYYLLLAAGGTGYAHGVELGRAENIFGPYEPHPSGEPIITSSPRHLFSLGNPDAGHFEMYNPSSIMQKAGHGSLVQTQTGEWYIAHLMSRPVEGTLLNPLGRETSIQKMHWTEDGWLEMKDGSNVAKMEVEGLTGVELEADGISHDVFDDFNQEKYDLHFLTPYRDQQAAWVNTVERPGYLRIHGENSFFSQIHPAIMATRATSLHYEVQTKVEFHPDHYSETAGLGLYYDSNNWLYVHLTHSESEGTVLYVLQAKLGERTELVHNYIPVPEDAAELKIIYNAGLASILYRFGDNGDWQAFVEAIDVLYLSDEGVNGEPGEIGGFTGLFNFIGSVDAHQHDSFADFEYYVVKNY; encoded by the coding sequence ATGACGAAGATTAATAATCCTATAATCCCTGGAATGGCACCAGATCCCTCTATTATTAGAGTGGATGATGTGTATTATATTGCAACCTCCACGTTTCATTGGAATCCCGGTATTCAAATTTTCAAGTCAACCGATTTAGCCAATTGGGAGCTGACGGCCTTTGCCCTGAATAAAGGTGAAGTGAATCTAAGAGGCACAAATACTCCAGCCGGGATCTGGGCACCGCATCTATCCTATGATTCTAGGACGAACCGGTACTGGTTAGCTTATTCGCATATGTTAAACATGGCAGGCCGTGAATTTAATTCGGATTCCTATGCCATGTGGGCAGAAGATATCCATGGACCCTGGTCTGAGCCCATCTATCTGACATCCATCGGTTTCGATCCGGCGCTCTTCCATGATGAAGATGGCAGACACTATGTGTCCATTCTTGAATGGGAGACCCGTGAAGGGTATCAGGCGCCTGGACATATTGTGATCGCTGAATTTGATTTGAATGAGGGAAAGTTGGTTGGACAATGGCACCGGGTGACGCAAGGCTTCACCAGCCGAGGCTGTGCTGAAGCACCGCAGATCTATAAATATAGAGGTATGTACTATCTTTTATTAGCAGCTGGCGGAACGGGTTATGCTCATGGTGTTGAGCTGGGGCGTGCAGAGAATATTTTTGGTCCCTATGAACCGCATCCGTCGGGAGAGCCTATTATCACCTCCTCGCCGCGCCATCTATTCTCACTGGGTAATCCGGATGCCGGGCATTTTGAGATGTATAATCCAAGTTCAATCATGCAAAAAGCAGGTCACGGCTCATTAGTTCAAACACAAACAGGCGAATGGTACATTGCCCATCTAATGTCACGGCCTGTGGAAGGAACGCTTTTAAACCCATTAGGCCGTGAAACCTCTATACAAAAAATGCATTGGACAGAGGATGGCTGGCTGGAAATGAAGGATGGATCGAATGTAGCCAAAATGGAAGTTGAGGGGTTAACAGGTGTTGAATTAGAGGCCGATGGAATCTCTCATGACGTATTTGATGATTTTAACCAGGAGAAATATGATCTTCATTTTCTGACTCCATACCGGGACCAGCAAGCTGCATGGGTGAATACGGTTGAACGTCCGGGTTACTTACGCATTCATGGAGAGAATTCTTTCTTCTCGCAGATCCATCCGGCGATTATGGCCACGCGTGCAACCTCCCTTCATTATGAAGTTCAAACCAAGGTTGAGTTTCATCCCGATCATTATTCGGAAACGGCCGGTCTGGGGCTATACTATGATTCAAATAATTGGCTGTATGTTCACTTGACCCACTCGGAATCAGAGGGGACCGTTCTATATGTGCTGCAGGCCAAGCTGGGGGAACGTACCGAATTGGTCCACAATTACATTCCAGTCCCTGAAGACGCAGCGGAGCTCAAGATTATCTATAATGCAGGCCTCGCGAGTATCCTGTACCGCTTCGGGGATAACGGGGATTGGCAAGCTTTTGTAGAGGCTATCGATGTTCTCTATTTGTCGGATGAAGGTGTGAACGGGGAGCCGGGGGAGATTGGCGGATTTACAGGGTTGTTCAATTTCATCGGTTCCGTTGATGCTCACCAGCATGACTCCTTCGCTGATTTTGAATACTATGTGGTGAAGAATTACTAG
- a CDS encoding GntR family transcriptional regulator has product MWIPIQINENSAEPLYHQIETQLRSLIISGAITEGTLLPSIREFAGDLKCSVITVRRVYQDLENEGLLRTRQGTGTFVSHIGTGAMEDYKQETIRKALESAVEAGLSVHCSEEELTRLFTEIVKDKYGKQAERGGS; this is encoded by the coding sequence ATGTGGATACCTATACAAATTAATGAGAACAGCGCAGAGCCGCTGTACCATCAGATCGAGACGCAGCTCAGATCGCTGATTATCTCAGGTGCGATTACAGAAGGGACGCTGCTTCCTTCCATCCGCGAATTCGCCGGGGACCTGAAGTGCAGTGTCATTACGGTCCGCCGTGTCTATCAGGATCTGGAGAACGAAGGCTTGCTGCGCACCCGGCAAGGGACGGGGACCTTTGTGTCCCATATCGGGACCGGGGCCATGGAGGACTATAAGCAGGAGACCATCCGCAAGGCGCTGGAGAGCGCCGTGGAGGCGGGACTGTCCGTCCATTGCAGTGAAGAGGAGCTGACCAGGCTGTTCACAGAGATTGTGAAGGACAAATACGGGAAGCAGGCAGAAAGAGGGGGAAGCTGA
- a CDS encoding AraC family transcriptional regulator: protein MNSYLTGAQTLLLPRIDWNIRFFGAHTQTVPADWSMTTESHHAFEILIVLDGAQETRMDHEQFIVNSGDILLIPPGFEHTNKCISATSMTYFCAHFDVDEPSLRMKILKNCDWVYSPSSLYHSPLKKCLQTWIDILHEPELSFTKAKLKAQIVLFELLEVLVDIQPVHKEIRANQSMTTAKYAKEIAEAIKRAFKKNCTQGNSDYTLHIQPIIASLGISPNYGLEVFQKIYKMSPRTYLSDLKLQEAKILLQQPRISLNEISNRLGYKNLSHFSRQFKRWTGINPSDYRKNNGV from the coding sequence ATGAATAGCTATCTCACAGGTGCACAGACGCTGCTGCTGCCGCGCATTGATTGGAATATACGCTTTTTTGGCGCACATACACAGACCGTTCCTGCCGATTGGAGCATGACTACAGAATCCCACCATGCCTTTGAGATTCTGATTGTGTTGGATGGGGCTCAAGAGACAAGGATGGATCATGAACAATTCATCGTGAACAGTGGTGATATTCTGCTGATTCCGCCTGGGTTCGAGCATACGAATAAGTGTATTTCTGCTACATCGATGACCTATTTTTGTGCTCATTTCGATGTAGACGAGCCCTCCTTACGGATGAAAATACTGAAAAACTGCGACTGGGTCTATTCTCCCTCCAGTTTGTATCATAGCCCGCTGAAAAAATGCCTTCAAACATGGATCGATATTCTGCATGAGCCTGAGTTGTCGTTCACCAAAGCGAAGCTAAAAGCACAAATTGTCTTGTTCGAGTTATTAGAGGTGCTAGTAGATATCCAGCCGGTTCACAAGGAGATACGTGCCAACCAATCGATGACCACTGCGAAATATGCCAAAGAAATTGCCGAAGCCATCAAGAGAGCTTTTAAGAAAAATTGCACCCAGGGAAATTCAGATTACACCCTTCACATCCAGCCCATCATTGCTTCGCTTGGGATCAGCCCCAACTATGGATTAGAGGTATTTCAAAAAATATATAAAATGTCGCCCCGCACCTATCTATCTGACTTAAAGCTACAGGAAGCCAAAATATTACTCCAGCAGCCCAGGATATCTTTAAATGAGATTTCAAACCGTTTAGGCTACAAGAATCTCTCTCACTTCAGCAGACAATTCAAAAGATGGACGGGCATTAACCCCTCCGACTATCGTAAAAATAATGGTGTATAG
- a CDS encoding NADP-dependent oxidoreductase, producing the protein MKAAQITKYSKPFQVEVRDISVPEISDYEVLVKVKAAAVNHLELLIATGSVKLIQDYEFPLTLGNELTGVVEKMGKKVTGFKVGDAIYSRLPLRKIGAFAEYAAIHVGAIAHLPGNLDFVTGAAAPLTGLTAYQSLHEELAAKAGESVFIPGGSGSFGQMAVPIAKSMGLKVIVSGSPQARERTMAAGADQYIDYTTENYWERLHDLDYVIDTLGPGEFDRELSIIKPGGHLLSLRTGPNKRFAKTMGLAGWKQKLFSIAGAKYDHKAKKKKIEYHFVFVRSDGEQLRQITKIIEENQIIPAVDAREFHIEEINEALNLVATGHPQGKVVIRF; encoded by the coding sequence ATGAAGGCGGCACAGATCACCAAATATTCCAAACCGTTTCAAGTTGAAGTGCGCGATATTTCAGTCCCGGAAATAAGTGATTACGAAGTTTTGGTTAAAGTAAAGGCGGCAGCGGTTAACCACTTGGAGCTGCTCATCGCTACCGGAAGCGTGAAGTTAATCCAGGACTATGAGTTCCCCTTGACCCTTGGTAACGAACTCACAGGTGTTGTTGAGAAGATGGGTAAGAAAGTCACAGGCTTCAAAGTGGGTGATGCCATTTATTCCCGCCTGCCGCTGCGAAAGATTGGAGCATTTGCCGAATATGCGGCGATTCATGTTGGGGCTATTGCTCACTTGCCGGGTAATCTGGATTTTGTAACCGGTGCGGCTGCGCCTTTAACAGGATTGACAGCCTATCAAAGCCTGCATGAAGAGTTAGCTGCCAAAGCTGGCGAAAGTGTGTTCATTCCAGGAGGCTCTGGTTCATTTGGTCAAATGGCGGTTCCTATCGCTAAAAGCATGGGGCTGAAGGTCATCGTCAGCGGAAGTCCACAGGCGCGCGAACGTACAATGGCCGCGGGAGCTGATCAATACATTGATTACACCACGGAGAACTACTGGGAACGGCTTCATGATCTTGATTATGTGATTGATACCTTGGGACCTGGTGAATTTGACCGTGAACTCTCTATTATTAAACCAGGCGGCCATCTTCTCTCTCTACGGACCGGACCAAACAAAAGATTCGCCAAAACTATGGGCTTGGCAGGTTGGAAGCAAAAGCTGTTCAGTATTGCTGGTGCTAAGTATGATCACAAAGCCAAGAAGAAGAAGATTGAATATCATTTTGTGTTTGTACGCAGTGATGGAGAACAATTACGGCAAATCACAAAAATCATTGAAGAGAACCAAATTATACCCGCGGTAGATGCCCGGGAGTTCCACATTGAAGAGATTAATGAAGCTCTAAATCTGGTTGCTACAGGTCACCCCCAAGGGAAAGTGGTTATCCGATTTTAA
- a CDS encoding chemotaxis protein CheW, which translates to METVLQKQYVEFGVDHEHYAIPISDVHEIIRMQEITEIPSSRHYVKGIINLRGKIVPVLSLRVLLQMEEVTHTKHTRILVVHHQEESLGVIVDNVNKVTTFSDIQPANGSIAGISGSFFNGVGFSSSELVGILRLDEILLRD; encoded by the coding sequence ATGGAGACCGTTTTGCAGAAACAATATGTTGAATTCGGAGTAGATCACGAGCATTATGCGATCCCGATCTCAGATGTCCATGAAATTATAAGAATGCAGGAAATAACGGAGATCCCCAGCAGCCGTCACTATGTTAAGGGCATTATCAACCTCAGGGGGAAAATTGTGCCCGTGCTCAGCCTTAGAGTGCTGCTCCAGATGGAGGAAGTGACCCACACCAAGCATACACGCATTCTGGTGGTCCATCACCAGGAGGAGTCTCTCGGCGTCATTGTCGACAACGTGAATAAAGTGACGACCTTCAGCGATATCCAGCCCGCAAATGGCAGCATCGCCGGAATCAGCGGTTCCTTCTTCAATGGAGTAGGCTTCTCTTCTTCCGAGCTGGTCGGCATTCTGAGGCTGGATGAGATCCTGCTGCGCGACTAA
- a CDS encoding ATP-binding cassette domain-containing protein, protein MEALQLNQVVKQYGEKTAVNGVSLKVEQGEIYGLLGANGAGKTTTMRMVLGLIYPDEGSILYNGKPYSKELQHLMGYLPEERGLYPKVKVSDQIIYLAQLRGMSASEADKSLKYWLERFDVPEYYNKKIEELSKGNQQKMGFVAAVVHKPKILILDEAFSGLDPVNVELLKDTVREMRDLGTSILFSTHRMEHVEELCRNITILDRSNTVVQGDIREIKKGYPREEVVLRTAGEVNGLAEIAGVTGVQRQERGYVLSINDLGAAQRILQLAVAQGEVEHFEIKEPTLNQIFIRAVGESNE, encoded by the coding sequence ATGGAAGCATTGCAGTTGAATCAGGTAGTGAAGCAGTACGGTGAGAAGACAGCCGTCAACGGAGTCAGTCTAAAGGTGGAGCAAGGCGAGATTTACGGTCTGCTGGGTGCCAACGGCGCCGGCAAAACAACGACTATGCGCATGGTGCTCGGCCTGATCTATCCCGACGAAGGGAGCATCTTGTATAACGGCAAGCCGTATAGTAAGGAGCTTCAGCATCTGATGGGCTATCTGCCGGAAGAACGGGGACTGTACCCGAAGGTCAAGGTAAGCGATCAGATTATCTATCTGGCGCAGTTGCGCGGGATGTCCGCCAGTGAAGCGGATAAGAGCCTGAAGTACTGGCTGGAGCGCTTCGATGTTCCGGAATATTATAATAAGAAGATTGAAGAGCTGTCCAAGGGGAATCAGCAAAAGATGGGCTTCGTCGCCGCTGTGGTCCATAAGCCGAAGATACTGATCCTGGATGAAGCCTTCAGCGGCCTCGATCCGGTCAACGTGGAGCTGCTGAAGGATACCGTCAGAGAGATGCGGGATCTGGGAACGAGCATTCTGTTCTCCACGCACCGTATGGAGCATGTTGAAGAATTATGCCGCAATATCACGATTCTTGACCGCTCGAACACCGTGGTTCAGGGAGATATCCGCGAGATCAAGAAGGGGTATCCGCGGGAAGAAGTTGTACTGCGCACCGCCGGGGAAGTGAACGGACTTGCCGAGATTGCCGGAGTTACCGGAGTGCAGCGGCAAGAGCGCGGGTATGTGTTATCCATCAATGACCTGGGAGCGGCGCAGCGCATATTGCAGCTGGCTGTGGCTCAAGGCGAGGTCGAGCATTTCGAGATTAAGGAACCGACGCTAAACCAAATCTTTATCAGAGCGGTGGGTGAATCCAATGAATAA
- a CDS encoding SDR family oxidoreductase, with the protein MNISEQVAFVTGANRGLGRQLTLELLARGAKVYAGARNPETLDIPGVTPVKLDVTNPQEVAAAASLAKDVTILINNAGSSTGASLLEGDMEQIQLELDTHFFGTLSMVRAFAPVIENNGGGSVLNILSALSWFSGGAAGAYTAAKAAAWALTNDLRLNLYPRHIRVSGLHVGYMETDMTAGLDAPKSNPSDIAKIAIDGIAAGSFEILADDTSRMIQAGLAGGVSALYPHLS; encoded by the coding sequence ATGAACATTTCTGAACAAGTCGCATTTGTTACTGGAGCAAACCGGGGGCTTGGCCGCCAGCTTACGCTTGAACTTCTAGCTAGAGGGGCTAAGGTCTACGCGGGAGCAAGAAATCCGGAGACCCTGGATATTCCAGGAGTTACCCCTGTAAAACTTGATGTTACCAACCCTCAAGAGGTAGCGGCAGCAGCCAGCCTGGCTAAGGATGTTACAATTCTGATCAACAATGCAGGATCATCTACAGGCGCTTCTTTGCTGGAAGGGGATATGGAGCAAATCCAGCTTGAATTGGATACGCATTTCTTCGGTACGTTATCCATGGTTCGCGCTTTTGCACCGGTCATCGAGAACAACGGGGGAGGATCGGTTCTGAATATTCTTTCCGCATTATCCTGGTTTAGTGGCGGAGCTGCGGGTGCCTACACAGCTGCGAAGGCTGCAGCATGGGCGCTGACGAACGATCTTCGTTTGAATCTGTATCCCCGTCATATTAGAGTATCAGGCTTACATGTGGGTTATATGGAGACAGACATGACGGCCGGCCTGGATGCTCCCAAATCAAACCCTTCAGATATTGCGAAAATAGCTATTGACGGCATAGCAGCCGGCAGCTTCGAAATTCTTGCCGACGATACCAGCCGAATGATCCAAGCCGGACTTGCAGGCGGCGTGTCCGCCCTCTACCCGCATCTGTCCTAA
- a CDS encoding TetR/AcrR family transcriptional regulator, with product MAKITQELIIETAETLIERTEKSEVTLSQIADELNITHAALYKHFKNKQELWAAVAKGWFNRMISEQIRINMINSASPQEVLHDWLWAFVNAKKRAYNENPQMFALNTQYVDSNPLVLRDVLWDSYQVIDGFMEYHDPQFERAEAILSAFAVFSLPSFKESWNSPDYQERFERLWSLIKQGV from the coding sequence ATGGCTAAAATTACACAGGAGCTTATTATTGAAACTGCCGAGACATTAATTGAGCGTACGGAAAAATCTGAGGTGACGCTCTCTCAAATAGCGGATGAATTGAACATCACCCACGCTGCACTCTATAAACATTTCAAAAATAAACAAGAACTCTGGGCGGCAGTAGCTAAGGGCTGGTTCAACCGGATGATTTCAGAACAAATCCGTATAAACATGATTAATTCGGCCTCCCCGCAGGAAGTGCTCCACGATTGGCTATGGGCATTTGTTAATGCCAAAAAACGCGCTTATAATGAGAATCCCCAAATGTTCGCCTTGAATACACAATATGTGGACAGTAATCCATTGGTATTACGTGATGTGCTTTGGGATTCTTATCAAGTCATTGATGGTTTCATGGAATATCATGATCCTCAATTTGAACGGGCAGAGGCCATTCTATCTGCGTTTGCAGTGTTTAGTCTCCCCTCTTTTAAAGAATCCTGGAATTCACCAGACTACCAAGAACGGTTTGAACGCCTCTGGAGTTTAATCAAACAGGGGGTTTGA
- a CDS encoding ABC transporter ATP-binding protein: MGQQAIELRDVCKKRRQKTIGPLNLSVPQGYITALVGQNGSGKSTLLHMLLQLSFPGEGEVRWFGETYRDGLPLPLRQQMAYVPEVSQSEENFWTAAEAAEFRRHWYSSWDHGYFEELTRKFEVPPNARLGKMSKGERRKFELAAALAAKPRLLLLDEPSSGLDPFAWKIMIDALQTYMEEHEATIIISTHIVEEVRRLADYIVLMHQGQLLGMTEKDSLFGSWSEIWVQIEGEQELQELAAELPQALELKLETPGVASFLTQQIYLYEKRIHDLGVKVLKSRSLELDEILSLWTRGHRPVLIDQKRGE, translated from the coding sequence ATGGGACAGCAAGCGATAGAGCTGCGGGATGTGTGCAAGAAGCGGCGGCAAAAGACGATTGGACCGCTTAATTTAAGCGTACCGCAGGGGTATATCACTGCACTTGTAGGCCAGAACGGTTCGGGCAAAAGCACATTGCTGCACATGCTGCTGCAGCTGAGTTTTCCCGGAGAGGGTGAGGTCCGCTGGTTCGGCGAGACTTACCGGGACGGGCTGCCGCTGCCGCTCCGCCAGCAGATGGCATATGTGCCTGAGGTATCCCAGAGCGAGGAGAATTTCTGGACAGCCGCTGAGGCTGCGGAGTTCCGCCGTCACTGGTATTCTTCCTGGGATCACGGCTACTTCGAGGAGCTGACCCGTAAGTTTGAAGTGCCGCCGAACGCCAGACTGGGCAAGATGTCCAAGGGGGAGCGCCGCAAGTTCGAGCTTGCCGCCGCACTCGCGGCGAAGCCCCGGCTGCTGCTGCTGGATGAGCCGTCCTCGGGCCTCGACCCTTTTGCCTGGAAGATTATGATTGATGCATTGCAGACTTATATGGAGGAGCATGAGGCGACGATTATCATCTCCACCCATATTGTTGAAGAGGTACGGCGGCTGGCCGATTATATCGTGCTGATGCACCAGGGGCAGCTGCTGGGAATGACCGAGAAGGACAGTCTGTTTGGTTCATGGAGTGAAATATGGGTTCAAATTGAGGGAGAGCAAGAGCTGCAGGAGCTGGCAGCCGAGCTGCCGCAAGCGCTGGAGCTGAAGCTGGAGACGCCGGGTGTGGCCTCATTTTTGACCCAGCAAATTTATCTGTATGAGAAACGCATTCACGATTTGGGCGTAAAGGTACTCAAGAGCCGCAGCCTGGAGCTGGATGAAATCCTAAGCTTATGGACCCGGGGACACCGTCCGGTTCTGATCGACCAGAAGAGAGGGGAATAA
- a CDS encoding tyrosine-type recombinase/integrase: protein MSQTEFNRTALSLVYPEEGYLSDDQIVQMFMATCCTNVNTGRNYKRAIADFRRFIAGTSLRAVSWREIEAYKIFLTQGGYSYPRQLAPASIAAFLAPLKSFYKWGSDQHIGIFAVNPTSSVRIPKITVTSRKNFLTKREVGELLNVLEKQGLRNYLIGLTLVVLGLRVSELTAMKWGDFHNDLLETSVWLTVENGKGGKLREIKVPPTLWQLYSKLSDTLPRKEEVTPEQRMFPLSSRQVERIIKNAGAASTIEKKLTPHWLRHTNATLALLQGASLQQVQETLGHSHINTTQRYLHTVQQIQKAAPDFVEDSLRTFFQ from the coding sequence ATGAGCCAGACCGAATTCAACCGTACGGCGCTCAGCTTGGTGTACCCGGAAGAGGGATACTTAAGCGATGATCAGATTGTTCAGATGTTTATGGCTACCTGCTGTACGAATGTTAATACAGGTCGAAATTATAAGCGGGCGATTGCCGATTTCCGCAGATTTATTGCAGGCACCTCCTTACGGGCAGTTAGCTGGAGGGAGATTGAGGCGTATAAGATTTTCCTGACGCAGGGGGGCTACAGCTATCCGAGGCAACTGGCACCGGCAAGCATAGCGGCATTCCTTGCGCCGTTGAAGTCTTTTTATAAATGGGGGAGTGACCAGCATATCGGGATATTTGCCGTGAATCCGACCTCCTCGGTGCGTATCCCCAAAATAACTGTGACCAGCCGCAAAAACTTCCTGACCAAACGGGAGGTGGGAGAGTTACTGAATGTACTGGAGAAGCAAGGACTGCGCAATTATCTGATCGGGTTGACGCTGGTAGTGCTCGGTCTGCGGGTATCAGAGCTGACGGCGATGAAGTGGGGGGACTTCCATAATGATCTGCTGGAGACCTCTGTCTGGCTGACCGTGGAGAACGGCAAGGGGGGCAAACTCAGAGAAATCAAGGTTCCGCCGACCCTCTGGCAGCTGTATTCCAAGTTGTCTGATACCCTGCCAAGGAAGGAAGAGGTCACCCCGGAGCAGAGGATGTTTCCATTATCTTCGCGGCAGGTGGAACGGATTATTAAGAACGCCGGAGCAGCCAGCACGATTGAGAAAAAGCTGACGCCGCACTGGCTGCGGCATACGAATGCCACACTGGCTCTGCTCCAGGGAGCGTCGCTTCAGCAGGTTCAGGAAACGCTGGGGCATTCCCACATCAATACCACCCAGCGTTATCTTCACACCGTTCAGCAGATTCAAAAGGCTGCTCCGGATTTTGTGGAGGACAGCCTGCGCACGTTCTTTCAATAG
- a CDS encoding ABC transporter permease — protein sequence MNKMATIIGFTFKNKVRTKSFMITTLILVLLLSIGMNIPYLIKVFNGEDGAKDATQIGIVAAQGFRPAELLLAYTPPAEADDKVVFTAYPSAEDAALKQGLEDEKIEGYLTFADKGSVGVPPVTYHSKDGDISSQLKTNLQAALQQVNTGLIVGDKLTESQVAAIFAPVSFDTEQLSAAGGAGGADQDQSKPIINYVIVYILLILFFMSVMMTGNMISAEITSEKSSRIMEILITSASPLTQMFGKVIGIFLVGLMQIAIISAAIAVNLMLPHNSTILSDFDLNLGQLNVSMIVYGFILYILGYFLYALMYAAVGSIVSRTEDLGQAVMPVMMLGFVSFYLPLFSISNPDTLLVKVASFVPFTSSLSLLLRIGVGHVAFWEIMVSLAILLATTFLFGWLAAKIYRTGVLMYGKRPSIKEIRKAMKAYKI from the coding sequence ATGAATAAAATGGCAACCATTATCGGCTTCACATTCAAGAACAAGGTAAGAACGAAATCCTTCATGATTACGACCCTGATTCTGGTGCTTCTGCTTAGCATTGGGATGAATATTCCTTATCTAATCAAAGTGTTCAACGGAGAAGACGGTGCCAAGGACGCGACACAGATCGGAATAGTTGCCGCGCAGGGCTTCCGGCCCGCCGAGCTGCTGCTCGCTTATACTCCGCCGGCTGAAGCAGACGATAAAGTCGTATTTACCGCATATCCTTCCGCTGAGGATGCTGCGCTGAAGCAGGGGCTGGAGGATGAGAAGATTGAGGGGTATCTTACCTTTGCCGACAAGGGCAGTGTAGGGGTGCCTCCGGTAACGTATCACAGCAAAGACGGAGACATCAGCAGCCAGCTGAAAACGAATCTGCAAGCGGCTCTACAGCAGGTGAATACCGGGCTGATTGTTGGAGATAAGCTGACGGAGAGCCAGGTTGCTGCTATATTTGCTCCGGTCTCGTTTGATACAGAACAGCTCAGTGCCGCAGGAGGAGCGGGTGGTGCAGATCAGGATCAGTCCAAACCCATTATCAACTATGTGATTGTCTATATCCTCCTGATTCTGTTCTTCATGTCGGTGATGATGACGGGCAACATGATCTCGGCCGAGATTACCTCGGAGAAAAGCTCGCGCATTATGGAGATTCTCATCACCAGCGCCTCGCCACTCACCCAAATGTTCGGCAAGGTCATCGGAATCTTCCTCGTCGGTCTGATGCAGATCGCCATTATCTCGGCTGCCATCGCCGTCAACCTGATGCTGCCGCATAATTCCACGATCTTGAGCGATTTCGATCTGAATCTGGGACAGCTTAATGTCAGCATGATTGTCTATGGATTCATCCTGTATATCCTGGGCTACTTCCTGTACGCCCTGATGTATGCCGCTGTCGGCTCAATTGTCAGCCGGACAGAGGATTTGGGGCAGGCCGTGATGCCGGTCATGATGCTGGGCTTCGTCAGCTTCTATCTGCCGCTGTTCAGCATCTCGAACCCGGACACCCTGCTGGTGAAGGTAGCCAGCTTCGTGCCATTCACCTCTTCGCTCAGCCTGCTGCTGCGGATCGGGGTCGGCCATGTGGCCTTCTGGGAGATCATGGTCTCGCTGGCAATCCTGCTTGCGACAACCTTCCTCTTCGGCTGGCTCGCTGCCAAGATCTACCGCACCGGCGTCCTGATGTACGGCAAGCGCCCGAGCATCAAGGAGATTAGAAAAGCTATGAAGGCTTATAAGATCTAG